CGTGCAGCCCGCCAGCACAAGGCCCAGCACTGCGACCAGCCCTCCGCTTGTCCAATGACCGAGGCGCCGTGTGTACCTGTTCATGGTCTTATCCCTTCTGCAAGGCCGCCTTCGTTGCTAGAACGTCCGCAGCCCTCTTGAATTTTTGCCAGGATCCCAAGAGTATCTTTACTCTTACATTATGCATGATGGCGCTTTCCAAAGGATATCGCCGTGACTTTTGTCACAAGGGCGCCCGGCATGGGCGGAGGGCTGTTTCGGGTACATATCACGGGTCTTGACGCTTCTTCCGGCGCCTCATAAGATACCCTTCGGACTGACACACCCACAGAGGCCCGCCGGACAGGCCGTGCCTGGCAGCCCTGAATGACGAACGGAGGCATAGAATGGAGCGCCTGGGAATCGCCTTCACCAGCGTTCTGCCGGTGGATGACATAACGGCAGGCGCCCGCGCCGCGGAGGAGCACGGCTACGATAGCGTCTGGGTGACGGAAGGCTCCGGCAAGGACGCCTTCAGCCAGCTCACCGCCGCTGCGGTAGCGACCAAAAAGGTACGGCTGGCGACGGGCGTTATCCCTATCTTCAGTCGCACGCCTTATCTGCTGGCGATGACGGCGTGCGCCCTGGATGAGGTGTCAGGCGGGCGCGCGACTCTGGGTCTGGGCGTAGGGCACAAGGGTTTCGTGGAGGGCACGCACGGGGTGCCTTTCGACAGGCCCCAGCAGCGCCTGCGCGAGTATGTGACGCTGCTGCGCTCCCTCTTCAGCGACCAGCCCGTGAGCTTTCAGGGGCAGGTGCTCCGACTGCCGACCGCCCGGCGTCCGTATCCACTCAAGGGGCGGATACCCATCTACACGGCTGTCCTCAGCCTCTCGATGGCGCGGCTCGCGGGCGAGATAGCGGATGGAGTCCTTCTGAACCTCGCGCCGTCAACGCACATCGGGCGGGTGATAGAGGCGGTCCATGAGGGCGCGCGAAAGGCGGGCCGCGACCCTGGCGGCATTGACATCGCGTGCTATATCCTGGCGGCCCCGGACACAGCGGAGTCCGCCGTCCAGGGCGTGCGCGGTCAGATTGCCAGGTACGGAGGGATGCCCTTCTACCAGAAGATGTACGAGGAGAGCGGGTTTACGCGAGAGGTCAGCGCGTTACGCGAGGCCTGGGGAAGGAGCGACCGCGAGAGCGCGCAGCGCGCCGTCTCCGACCGGATGATGGAGGCGCTGGCCGTCCTAGGGAGCGGCCAGCGCGACCGGATCAAGATGTTTCGCCTTGCGGGAGTCACGTTGCCGATATTGTTCGCCGCAGTGCCGCTCGCCGGGGCGCGACCTCAGATCGCGAAGCTGGCCGCTGCGTTTGCGGGAGCATAGCGCGCAGGCTCGCCTCTCGACGGGCTT
This portion of the Dehalococcoidia bacterium genome encodes:
- a CDS encoding LLM class flavin-dependent oxidoreductase, with translation MERLGIAFTSVLPVDDITAGARAAEEHGYDSVWVTEGSGKDAFSQLTAAAVATKKVRLATGVIPIFSRTPYLLAMTACALDEVSGGRATLGLGVGHKGFVEGTHGVPFDRPQQRLREYVTLLRSLFSDQPVSFQGQVLRLPTARRPYPLKGRIPIYTAVLSLSMARLAGEIADGVLLNLAPSTHIGRVIEAVHEGARKAGRDPGGIDIACYILAAPDTAESAVQGVRGQIARYGGMPFYQKMYEESGFTREVSALREAWGRSDRESAQRAVSDRMMEALAVLGSGQRDRIKMFRLAGVTLPILFAAVPLAGARPQIAKLAAAFAGA